The following are encoded in a window of Arthrobacter antioxidans genomic DNA:
- a CDS encoding helix-turn-helix domain-containing protein has protein sequence MADGNNVSDVQFLTVAEVAGLMRVSKMTVYRLVHAGELPAVQFGRSYRVPESAVEDFLRRAQVDGQSETA, from the coding sequence ATGGCAGACGGGAACAACGTCTCGGATGTGCAGTTCCTGACGGTCGCGGAAGTGGCGGGACTCATGCGCGTGTCGAAGATGACCGTGTACAGGCTCGTGCACGCAGGAGAGTTGCCGGCCGTCCAGTTCGGCCGCTCCTACCGTGTCCCCGAGTCCGCGGTGGAGGACTTCCTCCGCCGGGCGCAGGTCGACGGGCAGTCCGAGACCGCCTGA
- a CDS encoding acetoin utilization protein AcuC — MSTHSRSAVPLQVAWDESMLAYNFGGQHPMNPERLHLTARLARDCGLLDLDGVTVAAPGVASDEDLAAVHSPDYIRAVRQVSSNPDTSDAARGLGTEDTPAFAGMHEASARLAGGSLDAAEAILRGSAVRAVNFGGGMHHAARSRASGFCIYNDAAASIQRLLDRGVQRVLYIDVDAHHGDGTQSIFWDDPRVMTISLHETGMSLFPGTGFASETGGPGAEGYAVNVALPTVAGDAAVLRAFHAVVPQLAGAFAPEVVVSQHGCDSHREDPLTNLRVSVDAQHALMLGVRELADRLCGGRWIATGGGGYALASVVPRSWSLLVAVAAGAPMGPATPVPAVWREYVLERHGVEAPRLMGDGADIWWRSWEIGYDPNDDLDRTVMATRKALFPLHGLDPWFD; from the coding sequence ATGTCTACGCACTCAAGGTCGGCGGTGCCCCTCCAGGTCGCCTGGGACGAGTCGATGCTGGCCTACAACTTCGGCGGCCAGCACCCCATGAACCCGGAGCGGCTGCATCTGACGGCCCGGCTCGCGCGGGACTGCGGACTGCTGGACCTCGACGGCGTGACGGTCGCCGCTCCCGGCGTGGCCTCGGACGAGGACCTGGCGGCGGTCCACAGCCCGGACTACATCAGGGCGGTCCGCCAGGTCAGCAGCAACCCGGACACCTCGGATGCCGCCCGTGGCCTCGGCACGGAGGACACGCCCGCCTTCGCGGGGATGCACGAGGCCAGTGCCCGGCTCGCCGGCGGGTCGCTCGATGCCGCCGAGGCGATCCTCCGGGGTTCCGCGGTCAGGGCCGTCAACTTCGGCGGCGGCATGCACCACGCGGCCCGCTCCAGGGCCAGCGGCTTCTGCATCTACAACGACGCCGCGGCCTCCATCCAGCGACTGCTCGACCGCGGCGTCCAGCGCGTCCTCTACATCGACGTCGACGCACACCACGGTGACGGGACCCAGAGCATCTTCTGGGACGACCCCCGCGTCATGACGATCTCGCTGCACGAGACGGGCATGAGCCTCTTCCCGGGCACAGGCTTCGCCAGCGAGACCGGGGGGCCAGGGGCGGAGGGGTACGCGGTGAATGTCGCGCTGCCCACCGTCGCCGGCGACGCCGCGGTACTGCGGGCCTTCCACGCCGTCGTGCCGCAGCTCGCCGGGGCCTTCGCGCCCGAGGTCGTCGTGAGCCAGCACGGCTGTGATTCCCACCGTGAGGACCCCCTCACGAACCTGCGGGTCAGTGTCGACGCCCAGCACGCGCTGATGCTGGGCGTCCGGGAACTGGCGGACCGCCTGTGCGGGGGGCGGTGGATCGCGACCGGGGGAGGCGGCTACGCCCTGGCGAGCGTGGTGCCGCGGTCGTGGTCGTTGCTCGTCGCGGTGGCCGCCGGCGCACCGATGGGCCCGGCGACGCCCGTCCCGGCCGTCTGGCGGGAGTACGTGCTGGAACGGCACGGCGTCGAGGCGCCCCGCCTGATGGGCGACGGCGCGGACATCTGGTGGCGCTCGTGGGAGATCGGCTACGACCCCAACGACGACCTCGACCGGACGGTGATGGCGACCCGGAAGGCCCTGTTCCCGCTCCACGGACTGGACCCCTGGTTCGACTGA
- a CDS encoding redox-sensing transcriptional repressor Rex → MPGLHPVDDAARHIPPASVARLTIYLRALNSLLAEGIERVSSEELADAAGVNSPKLRKDLSYLGSYGTRGVGYDVQYLNRQISVALGLTLDWRVAILGAGNLGRALAGYSGFGSRGFEIVALFDADQLVVGSEVGYLRVSAVDDLEAVLERTRTNMAVLAVPAAVAQELCDRLVAAGISSILSFAPVVLQVPPHVQLRKVDMSTELQILAYHAQRAQEPDLGPVSRAQ, encoded by the coding sequence ATGCCAGGCCTTCACCCCGTGGACGATGCGGCGCGCCACATCCCTCCCGCATCGGTCGCGCGTCTCACCATCTACCTGCGGGCGCTGAATTCCCTGCTCGCCGAGGGCATCGAACGGGTGTCCTCCGAGGAACTCGCGGATGCCGCCGGAGTGAACTCGCCCAAACTCCGCAAGGACCTCTCCTACCTCGGGTCCTACGGCACCCGGGGCGTCGGGTACGACGTGCAGTACCTCAACCGGCAGATCTCGGTGGCCCTCGGGCTCACGCTCGACTGGCGCGTCGCGATCCTCGGCGCGGGCAACCTCGGACGGGCCCTCGCCGGCTACTCGGGGTTCGGCTCGCGCGGGTTCGAGATCGTGGCGCTCTTCGACGCCGACCAGCTGGTCGTCGGGTCCGAGGTGGGCTACCTCCGGGTCAGTGCGGTCGACGACCTCGAGGCGGTGCTGGAGCGCACCCGCACCAACATGGCGGTGCTCGCGGTTCCCGCGGCGGTCGCCCAGGAGCTGTGCGACCGCCTCGTCGCGGCCGGGATCTCCAGCATCCTCAGCTTCGCGCCCGTGGTGCTGCAGGTACCGCCGCACGTCCAGCTGCGCAAGGTGGACATGTCCACCGAGCTCCAGATCCTGGCCTACCACGCACAAAGGGCGCAGGAGCCGGACCTCGGTCCGGTCTCCCGCGCCCAGTAG
- a CDS encoding HAD family hydrolase: MPDAARVTHPILQPSATVAGEAAFFDVDNTLMRGASLFHVGRKMYQRKAFTLRFAAGLAWKQLRFIMRGETMTDVNSVRDAALAFAIGIAHEDILALGEEVYDEMIASKIWPGARALAEQHLTSHRQVWLVTGTPVEVAGVIASRLGLTGALGTVGEVADGLYTGKLVGEFLHGPAKAVAVLELAQRENLDLSRCWGYSDSYNDIPLLTAVGHPVAINPDARLRRHARANNWPVYDFRSGRRAATLGLRAATVVGSVYGLWRGYSRFRSH; encoded by the coding sequence ATGCCGGACGCCGCCCGGGTCACGCACCCCATCCTCCAGCCTTCGGCGACCGTCGCGGGCGAAGCAGCCTTCTTCGACGTGGACAACACGCTGATGCGCGGCGCCAGCCTGTTCCATGTGGGCCGCAAGATGTACCAGCGCAAGGCCTTCACGCTGCGCTTCGCCGCGGGCCTGGCCTGGAAGCAGCTCCGCTTCATCATGCGCGGCGAGACGATGACGGACGTGAACTCGGTGCGCGACGCCGCCCTCGCCTTCGCCATCGGGATCGCCCACGAGGACATCCTGGCCCTGGGCGAGGAGGTCTACGACGAGATGATCGCCTCGAAGATCTGGCCCGGCGCGCGCGCCCTGGCCGAACAGCACCTGACCTCGCACCGGCAGGTCTGGCTGGTGACCGGCACCCCCGTGGAGGTGGCCGGCGTGATCGCGAGCCGCCTCGGGCTCACCGGGGCCCTCGGCACCGTGGGGGAGGTCGCCGACGGCCTCTACACCGGCAAACTGGTCGGCGAGTTCCTCCACGGGCCGGCCAAGGCCGTCGCGGTGCTGGAACTGGCGCAGCGGGAGAACCTGGACCTCTCGCGGTGCTGGGGCTACAGCGACTCCTACAACGACATCCCGCTGCTGACCGCCGTCGGGCATCCGGTGGCCATCAACCCGGACGCCCGGCTCCGCCGCCATGCCCGGGCGAACAACTGGCCCGTCTACGACTTCCGCAGCGGACGGCGGGCCGCGACCCTGGGCCTGCGCGCGGCCACCGTCGTCGGATCCGTCTACGGGCTGTGGCGCGGGTACTCACGGTTCAGGAGCCACTGA
- a CDS encoding TrkH family potassium uptake protein gives MVGQQPRWLTDDRRGYIRLLASIRDFADSFANSSPARLALFIFTAVILVFTALLSLPMSASSGTVTPLHDAFFTAVSAVCVTGLTVVSTATHWSFFGQFVILLGIFIGGLGTLTLASLLALIVSKRLGVRGKLLAQEALNNASRLGEIGTLLRIVITTSVVIEIVLAVVLIPRFMLLGEPWWQALWHGIFYSISAFNNAGFTPHSDGLVPYETDPWILTPLMVGVFLGSLGFPVIMVLVQVRHRFSKWTLHAKLTVSVSLILLVAGTFAWGFLEWENPDTIGTLSVTDRVIHALFASVMTRSGGFNLVDQNDMTTTTMLLTDALMFAGGGSASTAGGIKVTTIAVMFLAIVAEARGDSDVRAWGRTIPSGVMRVAISVIFMGATLVLIGSGLLLRMTDEPLDKVVFEVISAFATCGLSTNLSAELPPEGKYVLSALMFAGRMGTITLASALALRQRSTLYRYPDERPIIG, from the coding sequence ATGGTAGGTCAACAGCCGCGATGGCTGACGGACGATCGCCGCGGGTACATCAGGCTGCTGGCCTCGATCCGCGACTTCGCCGACTCCTTCGCCAACAGTTCACCCGCACGCCTGGCCCTCTTCATCTTCACCGCCGTGATCCTGGTGTTCACCGCACTGCTGAGCCTGCCGATGTCCGCCAGCAGCGGCACCGTGACCCCTCTGCACGATGCCTTCTTCACGGCGGTGTCCGCCGTGTGCGTCACGGGCCTCACCGTGGTGTCCACGGCCACCCACTGGTCCTTCTTCGGCCAGTTCGTGATCTTGCTCGGCATCTTCATCGGTGGGCTCGGCACGCTCACGCTGGCCTCGCTGCTCGCGCTGATCGTGAGCAAGCGGCTCGGGGTGCGCGGCAAGCTGCTGGCCCAGGAGGCGCTCAACAATGCGAGCCGCCTCGGCGAGATCGGCACGCTCCTGCGGATCGTCATCACGACGTCGGTGGTGATCGAGATCGTCCTGGCCGTCGTGCTCATCCCGCGCTTCATGCTCCTGGGGGAGCCCTGGTGGCAGGCGCTCTGGCACGGCATCTTCTACTCCATCTCCGCCTTCAACAACGCCGGCTTCACCCCCCACAGCGACGGCCTGGTCCCGTACGAGACGGACCCGTGGATCCTGACCCCGCTCATGGTCGGGGTGTTCCTCGGGAGCCTCGGCTTCCCGGTGATCATGGTCCTCGTGCAGGTGCGCCACCGCTTCAGCAAATGGACGCTGCACGCCAAGCTCACGGTGTCCGTGTCGCTGATCCTGCTCGTGGCGGGGACGTTCGCCTGGGGCTTCCTCGAATGGGAGAACCCCGACACCATCGGCACCCTGAGCGTCACGGACCGGGTGATCCATGCCCTCTTCGCCTCGGTCATGACCCGCTCCGGCGGGTTCAACCTCGTGGACCAGAATGACATGACGACGACGACGATGCTCCTGACGGACGCCCTCATGTTCGCCGGCGGGGGGTCCGCGTCCACGGCCGGCGGCATCAAGGTGACCACCATCGCGGTCATGTTCCTCGCCATCGTGGCCGAGGCCCGCGGCGACTCCGATGTCCGGGCCTGGGGCCGGACCATCCCCTCCGGTGTCATGCGTGTCGCGATCTCCGTGATCTTCATGGGCGCCACCCTCGTCCTGATCGGGAGCGGCCTGCTCCTCCGTATGACGGACGAGCCGCTCGACAAGGTGGTCTTCGAGGTCATCTCCGCCTTCGCGACCTGCGGCCTCAGCACCAACCTGAGCGCCGAGCTGCCACCCGAAGGAAAATACGTCCTGTCCGCCCTGATGTTCGCCGGGCGCATGGGCACCATCACCCTCGCCTCGGCCCTCGCGCTGAGGCAACGCAGCACGCTGTACCGCTACCCCGACGAGAGGCCGATCATTGGCTGA
- a CDS encoding 30S ribosomal protein bS22, with translation MGSVIKKRRKRMAKKKHRKLLRKTRHQRRNKK, from the coding sequence ATGGGTTCAGTAATCAAGAAGCGCCGCAAGCGTATGGCAAAGAAGAAGCACCGCAAGCTGCTTCGCAAGACCCGTCACCAGCGCCGCAACAAGAAGTAG
- a CDS encoding potassium channel family protein — MAERPAHNAPVLVIGLGRFGAATAEQLVRQGREVLAIERDPQLVQKFSGILTHVVEADATNLDALRQLGAQEFSAAVVGVGTSIESSVLITANLVDLGIDHLWVKAITPSHGKILKRIGANHVIYPEADAGQRAAHLVGGRMLDFIEFDDGFAIVKMYPPKETQGFTLAESSVRSKYGVTVVGVKSPGEDFTYARPDTKVSSRDMLIVSGHVDLLERFAGRP, encoded by the coding sequence TTGGCTGAAAGACCCGCCCACAACGCACCCGTCCTCGTGATCGGCCTCGGCCGGTTCGGCGCGGCCACCGCGGAACAGCTCGTCCGCCAGGGACGGGAGGTCCTCGCGATCGAACGGGACCCGCAGCTCGTGCAGAAGTTCTCGGGCATCCTCACCCACGTGGTCGAGGCCGACGCGACGAACCTCGACGCCCTCCGCCAGCTCGGCGCCCAGGAGTTCTCCGCCGCCGTGGTGGGGGTGGGCACCTCGATCGAATCGAGCGTGCTGATCACCGCCAACCTCGTGGACCTCGGCATCGACCACCTGTGGGTCAAGGCCATCACGCCCTCGCACGGCAAGATCCTCAAGCGCATCGGCGCCAACCATGTGATCTACCCGGAGGCGGATGCCGGCCAGCGCGCCGCGCACCTCGTCGGCGGCCGCATGCTGGACTTCATCGAGTTCGACGACGGCTTCGCGATCGTGAAGATGTACCCGCCGAAGGAGACCCAGGGCTTCACGCTCGCGGAGTCCTCGGTGCGGTCGAAGTACGGCGTCACCGTGGTCGGCGTGAAGTCGCCGGGCGAGGACTTCACCTACGCGCGCCCCGACACCAAGGTGTCCAGCCGCGACATGCTCATCGTGTCCGGGCACGTGGACCTGCTGGAGCGTTTTGCCGGCCGCCCCTGA
- a CDS encoding glycosyltransferase 87 family protein has product MPAAPDRTEETGAPVRRRRSSGGSRRRTSTPAARSAVGRWAAGLGGALVLAVVLLAAGIHGLDLSVYREGALALTGRAGGKDLYDDALIQTDTRGLPFTYPPFAALLFVPLALVPEALALGIVTALTCACLVGVAFVVVRYLRAAGVVSGAGTRAGWRGPAAVLAAVLLIGVSGPWREGLGFGQINALLMVLILADLLRSTRLPSGVLIGIAAGIKLTPLAFGLVFLARRDWRSLAWLAASFTGTVAAGWFLAPRESAIFWLDALFDASRVGATADLYNVSLNSIVAQSGLAEDLQRPVWVVASLAVVAVGYLAIRRADDDGDPVRAIAANAVVMLAISPISWFHHWVWIALVFPAGWVLARQQAGAPRAAGRALLALLVPVMVFSSITVTLTLTGAVSGEGPLPLRLFTALGVVLPVALLVLWSLRPVSRPGPSVPG; this is encoded by the coding sequence TTGCCGGCCGCCCCTGACCGCACGGAGGAGACCGGGGCGCCGGTGCGGCGCAGGCGCAGCTCCGGCGGGTCCCGCCGTCGGACATCCACCCCCGCCGCGCGGTCGGCGGTCGGCCGGTGGGCCGCCGGGCTCGGCGGCGCCCTCGTGCTCGCCGTCGTCCTGCTGGCCGCCGGGATCCACGGCCTGGACCTGTCGGTGTACCGCGAGGGGGCCCTCGCCCTGACCGGCCGCGCAGGCGGGAAGGACCTGTACGACGACGCCCTGATCCAGACCGACACGCGCGGCCTGCCCTTCACCTACCCGCCCTTCGCCGCCCTCCTCTTCGTGCCCCTCGCGCTCGTCCCGGAGGCCCTCGCCCTCGGGATCGTGACCGCCCTGACGTGCGCGTGCCTCGTGGGCGTGGCGTTCGTCGTCGTCCGCTACCTGCGCGCGGCGGGCGTGGTGTCGGGGGCGGGGACACGTGCCGGCTGGCGGGGTCCGGCCGCCGTGCTCGCCGCCGTGCTGCTCATCGGCGTCAGCGGGCCGTGGCGTGAGGGCCTCGGATTCGGCCAGATCAACGCCCTGCTGATGGTGCTGATCCTCGCCGACCTGCTGCGCTCCACCAGGCTTCCCTCGGGCGTGCTCATCGGGATCGCCGCCGGGATCAAGCTGACGCCCCTCGCGTTCGGCCTAGTGTTCCTCGCACGCCGTGATTGGCGGTCCCTGGCGTGGCTGGCGGCGTCCTTCACCGGGACGGTGGCCGCGGGCTGGTTCCTCGCGCCCCGCGAGTCGGCGATCTTCTGGCTGGACGCGCTCTTCGACGCCTCGCGGGTGGGGGCGACGGCCGATCTCTACAACGTGTCCCTGAACTCGATCGTGGCGCAGTCGGGCCTGGCCGAGGACCTGCAGCGGCCCGTGTGGGTCGTGGCGTCCCTGGCGGTCGTCGCGGTCGGCTACCTGGCGATCCGCCGGGCGGACGACGACGGCGACCCCGTGCGGGCCATCGCCGCGAACGCCGTCGTCATGCTCGCGATCTCACCCATCTCGTGGTTCCACCACTGGGTGTGGATCGCCCTCGTGTTCCCGGCCGGCTGGGTCCTCGCCCGGCAGCAGGCGGGCGCACCGCGCGCGGCGGGCCGGGCGCTGCTCGCGCTCCTGGTGCCTGTGATGGTGTTCTCCTCGATCACCGTCACCCTCACGCTCACCGGCGCGGTCTCCGGCGAGGGGCCGCTACCGCTCCGGCTCTTCACCGCCCTCGGCGTGGTCCTGCCCGTCGCGCTGCTGGTCCTGTGGTCGCTCCGTCCCGTCAGTCGGCCGGGCCCGTCAGTTCCCGGGTGA
- a CDS encoding ArsR/SmtB family transcription factor — protein sequence MGIDDVFAVIAEGTRRQILENLRDGDKAVGELVIQLQVSQPTVSKHLKVLREAGLVSMRAQGQKRYYSLDTAPLGLVRDWLAGFEPSADPVPAAASGGARPEEQSAEVMTVADVVAVLEPETTAAPSTEDKTALAAAVLVAPPVSGGPDAPRPPMGRTMGRAAERAADLLSQLRRRRDPSS from the coding sequence ATGGGAATCGATGATGTATTCGCCGTCATCGCCGAAGGAACGCGCAGGCAGATCCTCGAGAACCTGCGCGACGGCGACAAGGCGGTGGGGGAGCTCGTGATCCAACTGCAGGTCAGCCAGCCGACGGTGTCGAAGCACCTGAAGGTGCTGCGGGAGGCGGGCTTGGTGAGCATGCGGGCGCAGGGGCAGAAACGCTACTACTCGCTGGACACCGCGCCGCTCGGCCTGGTGCGCGACTGGCTCGCCGGGTTCGAGCCGAGCGCGGACCCGGTCCCCGCTGCGGCCTCCGGGGGTGCCCGTCCGGAGGAGCAGTCCGCCGAGGTGATGACGGTGGCGGACGTCGTCGCGGTGCTCGAGCCGGAGACGACCGCTGCGCCGAGCACCGAGGACAAGACGGCGCTGGCCGCCGCGGTCCTGGTGGCACCTCCGGTGTCCGGCGGGCCGGACGCACCGCGTCCCCCGATGGGCCGGACCATGGGTCGGGCGGCGGAACGCGCGGCAGACCTGCTGTCCCAACTGCGCCGGCGCCGCGATCCGTCGTCGTAG
- a CDS encoding glutaredoxin family protein, translated as MQTPAEMPGTGVVLLTRPGCHLCEDARAVVRRVTDDLGLGWREVSAAEVPALGARFAEELPVLFIDGVQRDFWSIDEARLRRLLAGA; from the coding sequence ATGCAAACCCCTGCGGAGATGCCCGGCACCGGCGTGGTGCTCCTCACCCGGCCCGGGTGTCATCTCTGCGAGGATGCCCGCGCCGTGGTGCGGCGGGTGACCGACGACCTCGGCCTGGGCTGGCGCGAGGTGAGCGCCGCCGAGGTCCCCGCGCTCGGTGCACGCTTCGCGGAGGAACTGCCCGTCCTGTTCATCGACGGCGTCCAGCGGGACTTCTGGTCGATCGACGAGGCGAGGCTGAGGCGGCTGCTGGCGGGCGCCTGA